The segment tACCATAAAACCCAGGGGAAAGATCTTCTAAACTCAAAGGGCACCTTGATATTCATTCCCGCTAAAGTAACGTTTATGTGTGAGTGGAAGTGTCaattgaagaaaacaaaatgttCAAAAGCAAATCTTTTAGTTGGTAGCTAAAAACGGCAAGTATTGTGAGTCTAAAAACGAAAAACGGTACGCATTTCAGCAGATGTTCCGTAACAGCTTGGGAGAAATAAAAACAGATTCACAGTCGCAAGGAGACGGAATGGTGTTTGAGCTCATCGTCAACAACATCGTCGGGACGTGACGGATCGTTGGCTATCGGACTCTCCGGTGGGAATAAAAGTCTCTTCCTCCTCCGGTAAGTGTCAGATCCTGTTTTCGATATTTCGTAATCTGAAGCGATGTTGAAGCGTAGTGATAAAGTCAAACCTCCTTACGGATCTCTCACTCATCGATTAGGAGTTACATTCGTCGCTATCACTCTCCTATCACTCGCAGCTCTTTTGTTCTGTCTCGGTGACAAGAATCACGTCACGAGACAGATCGTCAAAGACAAACAACACGAGGAGTCGCTGTCTCATCCAACCGTCGAGATCCAGAACGGAACTCAATTAATTTGGAAGATTCCGACAAACAAAACACCAAAGGCAGTTCTGTTCATCGCTCACGGTTGCCAGAGAAAAGCCTCCGACTTTTGGGACAGATCACCATCTTGTCCGGAATGCACCGGCTTACCAGAGGATAGAGTTCTTGTCCGCACGGCTCTATCCAAGAGATTCGCTGTTATCACAGTGTCTAGCTCCGCAACTTGCTGGAGTTTCGGGAAGGAGAAAAAGCTTGTCGGAGATTTGATCAAAACGTGGGTTAAGAAGCACGATCTGGAGAAGCTTCCTCTCGTCGCGTTGGGAGCTTCCTCAGGCGGGTACTTCGTCTCCGCTCTCGCGATGGATATGGAGTTTAGTAGCATCGTGCTTATGATCGCGGAAGGAGTGTTTGATCGGATTAGGGTTAGTAAACGTTACCCGCCGACTCTTTTCGTGCACATGCCTAAAGATGTGCATAGGCAGCAGAAGATTAGAGAGTTTCTAGAAGGGTTGAGGATGGAAGGGGTTGATGCTGCGGAGATCGAGTGTTTGGATTTGCCGATGTCTCCGGGGTTTTTGGCGGATAGGATTCCTGGTTTTGATCGTGGTGTGTCGGGTAAAGTGTTCGAGGTGTTTCGAAAGAAGGGGTTTGTTGATGAGAAAGGGTACATGAAGCGTGACGGGAGGAGAACGCCGTGGAGACAAGCTCTTAGTGGGTACAAGATATCGCTGGAAGAGAGTTTGGTCACTCCTGTTGAAGAGGAGCTGAATCTTGCGTATGCGTATCATGAAATGACGAGTTTGCAGTCTGAACAGATCTTTAACTGGTTTGAATCGCATATGGGGTGAATGGCTGTTAGATTATCATGATCAAGACACTATATCTGACTCCAATGGAACATGTCTAGTCTCTGGTGAGAAGATAGTTTTGTCAGTACCGTAGCTAGCATAAGGTGAGTTGCTTTTTGGTCCTCTGTTGTCGTTTATCTAAGACCACTAAGTCTGTTGTTGACTATTATGGTTCTTGAATCTGTAACAAGAACTCCACATATAAGAATGTTGGATGCTATTTACCAAGCACTTGTGAGCGGTAATTTTGTGGCATAATCTAAAGCAAAGCTAGACTTACTGGGTGTTTGAGACGTGTTATGATTTAAAAAGCTTTGTTTCTACCTGTCATCACAAAACTGAGTTATAACACAATAAATAGATGTGTTACACAATAATTTTTTCTCTtgaacttaaagaaaaaaaaattataagggAGACTTTAAGATGTAACGAGAGAGCTTATCATATATACTCCTAAAGAGATGAATTTGTCCGATCAAGAGAGGTTTTAGTGACATTGTAAGGGTATGATGTGAATCTAAACACAGAATGTGATGTTTTGTGTCTAATTTTGACAAAATCAATATATTAGCTTagacaaaatttatttaatttaatattgcAGTCACCTGATTAACCAAGGATTACCAAACTAACTAAATATCCAAACAATTAAGAACCTAAAATCAAGATGGTTTCATTGGTCTTAACGAAGAATAGAGCTAAttggagataaaaaaaaacaaggtcTCACTCAATATAAGCATTTAAATAATCGCCAGCCAAGCTTCTAAAAAACAAACTATAGTTGAAGAGACACTATTACTTCAATCAATAGAGGGTATAATACACAAGGTAAACATTGGGTATGATGCATAAAAAATAAGAGACTGTGAGTGTTTACTATGTTCAAAGACACACCAATCTAAAGTATAAATTCAATCAATAGAAGGTATGATActttaacaaaataaactaaattccACATACGCTTATACCAAAACACTAGAGATTTTCAATCAATAAAGAGTATAGTCCATTAACTCAGTGACTCAAATACCAAGAACAGCGAGATTCTCATTAATTAGAGCTAATACCAAGCACCAAAGTCAATAGGTTATAGAGACGTGGATACCGGAAACATAAACATTTTCATCTAATCAGTAGTCTAACAGAATACATTTTCAAACATCGTAAAAACATTGGTTAAAactcaaaatatacatgtttctattctttcaaaaaatacatgttatataaaggtttttgttttaaaattgtgggTATACTTGTGTTTCAGTGAATAGAAAATCCGACACACTGTCTTTGTCTTACGACTTCATTTAAGCGTGGGTATACTGTCGACTTACACATTGTCTTTTGTCTAAAGACTTAATTAAAGCCAAGTGTAGAGAGATTAATTCCAACCAAAACTTACAAATGTTTTGAtgaaatttaaaagaaactttGCAAAATTTTAAGCCGCCAACTTAGCAGATTACAAATCATGATCATCGATATCGACCAAGAGAGAAGTTGGAAgaataaaactatattaaaacataaattgtgTACTAAATAGATTTTGACTAATACTTTCAAAGAGCagatttattttagaattaaataattttttatatatttctgtaTAAGATAATGTATGTATTTGAGTACATTAAGATCTAATCAATGTTTTCATACCAATCTGGACTGCTTTTAAACCGGTAAACTCAATGACTGTTTTTAATTTCgttttgatttaataaaaaaatcacgAATATAAGAAGCTGAAACTGTCATTAAACCGTAAACCAACACTAAgtaaatgttattttcttttagctAGTTTGAGAGTTATACGAATAATCTTTCTAAACATTTCAAACAGTATTGGCCtattagctcagttggttagagcgtcATGCTAATAACGCGAAGGTCACAGGTTCGAAATCTGTATAGGCCATACTTTATTTTTTGGTGGCTGCACCATAATCCAGTAAACCAGGCCCATGTTTGAAGCAATGCACTTAGCAACATCGTCTTTGTGATCTTTTGTTTTGTGGCCCATTAGTGGTAAGCTCCACTAAGCCCAAATTCTGGGTTTTCACTCCCCGTATATTATTGGACATATGTAAATCTTGGCCTGGCCTATctcattaatatatttatttcattatattgACATGCACTCTTTATCAATCTAATGGCTGGACAACCGAAAGTTTAATTTCTAAACTTTTAAGGAGTGTAGATTTTTTTTCCCGGTTTCTGCAATATTCGAAATACTTAAAACATcagataaaaacaaattatgaaCTCAAGCTAGGAGCAAGTGAGTcacaaccaaaaataaatatatatataaaaaagtaaatttaaataaataaagaaagagTGACAATTTTTTGTGTGTTAATCTTCAACCTCCAAACTTCATATCATCATTCTTGTCACAACGCTCAAGAAACGCAGTGATAACTTTAATGGCATTGATCTGGCACTGCAAAGCCAAAATGTAACTCGCCGTCTCTTCAAACAGCTCCTCGACTTCGAGCTCCGTTCCTCCGGGAACTATTGTCTGAAGAGTCTCAATCTTCTCCTCAACTCCttcgtcatcatcatcttctacgTCGCTCTCGCTTACACTCGTCGTTGCATCTAACAATCTCTGTCTGGTTCTGCGACTGAAACGGACGGGGAGTGCGTTCACGGCGGTGGAAGGCGACGGAGAGGAGCGTTTGGTGTGGGAAGTCGCTAGGGTTTTCTCCATTGACGGAGGGAGTGAGAAGTTGTGTTGGAAGAAATGGGGTAAAGGAGATGTGTCTACTTATATAAATGAGTGATGGAAATAATAGATGGGAGTAAGACCGGTTAAACCGAATCTCGGTAGGGTTCGGTTCTATCTCACTATGCTTCACTCTAACAATTCGAGAGATCATTGATGGGACTATATTACTAATACAGAGTTGAATCTAGTACATGGGTTTGGTTTACTTTAGCCTGATTTTGCTATTGGAagttaattttggtttggtttgggttttggattGGCTTTTATGTTTTGAATTGGGTAACGCCGGTATGCGATCATAGCTGGGTCCAGTtgtgattttctatttttgttttttttttttgaattattaagtggtttttgttttgttggttgTGACTTGTGAGAGAATAGGATCATGATCATCACGCGCTTTGTTAAGTTTTTAGTGGAGACGTCACTGAACTCAAGTGGATCTTCCACAGGTCCTGACAGATAGATAGATTGGAACTctaatttatataaagtttaaaatgaaaatcaatGTTATTAACAATAAGTAACATGCTTAGTTTAGTAATGATAGACTTATGGACATGAATTCATACTTTGACTAGTgggttttttattctttttggaaacattaatgatgaatttgataaatattctacctacaagaaaacataaagTAACTAATGAATGCATATAGACAAATGCATTACATACTATTAAGTAAAATTTAATGTTGTACTAGAACCACCTTGACCATTGTTAATAGAGAAAATGAGCATAAAAACTTTCTCTATCTGAGCTGAAGTGCTCttactctcttcttctcctcaagGTTCAATCTCACTCTCTGGAAATAAATACAAAACCattattgatgatcatattAGTATAACACTGCATATTTAGTACTTACCCATCTCTGTACATATAATGTACACATGTTGGTCTCACTAGTACATCGGGATGTGGAGATTTCCTGGAAACTATGCGGTATAAAGTAATGTAGAAATCCTCAAAGTCAATGTCAAACCCAATCAATAGTCTTATATGAAACATAATCCTGCGGTGAGATATTTGCCTCTGTAGGCTTGAGTGGAGCCATCTGTTCTTGTCGCGCATCGATTCATTATCAACCCGATAGAGACCTTGTTCATCTTCGGGAATACGCGTAGGATTGATGACTTGGAATAAGTTCCCGTTGAGCATGAGGCGATGCATTTCCGAAGCCTCCAGCCACCTTTGTGTAGATTCATGTAGAATCTtctgtaaaactgttttttttagatataatttctTCATCACGATCGATGAAAAGATCAACCAAATGTAATTTTTTGGAATTTGTATTTTGGTCTTCAACGACTTGATGCTGCAAGTTCAATGGCACTTGGTTGACATTCCCGCCGTCGTCGCTGCCGCCGCCATCCATATTGATTCAGTCGACCATTGTTATATGATCATGAACCAATACCGACACTCAACCAAATTtcttttagattattattttgtatttgtaaaattacaaaaatgtaTTGGCAATATTTCTTGAATGAAAATGTGTCATTTTCTTATACTCCTccgttttaatttaatttttatggaTCAAACGATTCCGTTATCTTGTTATAAGATTTGTTCAtcaacaaattataaaaactaaaattatttgaaaattgaaGATAATGTATGCACCTTTAATCTTATTGTTCACTTATTGGCTAGGGATGATGATGAGTCATGATCTAGTTAAGCATGTGTCCAGGATCCAATTTATGGAGTAATAGGTTACACATAATTATAATCATTATTTTCACTCCCATAGTGTATTTCTGTTACaacttttcaaatttgaagtaaaCGAGGCTTGGATCCAGTTAATGCTGATGATTACTACTTAAGTACggtaagaaagaaaacaaagagcTAATTCCAAACGCGCGAGAGAATCACCTGCGCCAGATGCATGGGAGAGCGTCAGAGAGATAGGAGACCCACAAAAGCCCTGTaaaaagggaaaagagaaaaggAAAGCACATGTAGTCACATGAGTTTCTAAATCGATCTATCATCTCCATGTGCATCCTCTTTACTTTCCCTCTCTCTACACATACATACACACACCAAACTTACACACAGAGCCTAAACATAGGATAACGAAGAGAGAATGAATAGATTGGATAGATATATACAGTCGTAGATGGTGAAGCTGTGTTGTGGTGGTACTTTGATGATATACGTACATGATTCCTTCTTTCTAGTATGGCAGCCGTGACATTTTTTATGGAACCTACCTTTCGAAATCCTTAAAATCCTTCCTCATTTTTGTCAAACCTCTGTTATTTATTCAAGAGATTCTAATTAAGGGAGTCTTGTAGATTAATAGTATTACGTATATAATAAAGTctagaaaattaaataagaagGCGAAACGCCATCCTCATGTCGGCATTATATTTGCATTACTCACTCGAATTTATCATGTTCCTTGTTTTAACTATCTTTGTTGTCGAGCTTCACCATGTTAAATAATTAGCTCTAATTTTTGTAATCTTCAATTATTGAATCTGAACTGGACTtcgtatttgtttttatttcttttgcatttaaatttgaaattttgttatagaaaaaaattagagCATTAACTTTCTTTCTAAAAAAGATGGGATTATAATATGATAACTCAAACTATTAGATAAAGGAAAGGAGAAGGTCTGTGATGTTTCCAatgatggatttttttttttaaacacaattTCCAATGATGGGATGGAGAGGGGTTTTGGGTTTATTGGGATTGAGATTTTAGGTCTCACCATCTACCAAACATGGCGCTTACCCTAATTacataacttttaaatatatgttgtttATATACGCACACAATGATACATTTGACTTGGGTTGATCATTGTTCAGACGTaaccttttatttttcttctggATTTCATAATTGTTCATTTTCTTGTAAATGGTGTTAGTTCTTATAACAAGAAAGGCTTAATAAGAGTTGAGAATAGTTGTTTTTTATGGgagaaaaaagaacaaaacgaaGAGGACAAAGACAAGTGATGTGTTATAGTTTTATTAGTTGCAAGTTACCTGTCGTCTCTCTTTATGTGGTTGAGAGATATGGGCCAAACAGGTAGACCTAGACTGACGGTTACATGGGCATGGGTCCCTTTTGCACCATCTTTTGCCTCTATTCTGGTTGGTTCTTTCTTTGCCTCCATTTCCCAgtatgtttttgaaaaatatcagtgacaaaaaaataaaatagtaaatgttaaaaaaatgttGTATGTATCTGGAGAAAAAGATCTAAATAATCTAATCGATGCCCGACAAATAGTCTAACcgaattttctaaataaaatctaaagaaTGGTTCTATACCTCCGCCAAGTAAATGGCAACATACGTTTTGGTAGAAATCGAGTCCAAGACTAAAAGGGCTTTACGCCTTACTCCAAATTATACTCTTATCGCATGCTATCATTGTTTGGTTATTCCCAACTTTATGTTACACTTAACATTTTGATCTTACTCAGTAATCAATATGAAACATTGAATTATTGAGCGAAACTTGTTACTTCAATTTCTGGATATATTCGTTCTTCAGATGTGAAATGATGTTTTTCTCAATTAAGCGTacataacaaaacaaaagctAAATCTACAAAAGgtacataattatatatttgatatatttgcATATCCAAGAACATTGAATATGATTTTCtttgatataatattaattattggttttTACGTGATTAGGGGATATTTCTTTAGTCAAGTCcggaagaagaaaacaaaagtgATGCTCGTGACATGGGGCTTCCACACTGCCACAGGCCACATGCGTCGGATCTGCCATGAGAATATCTCCAACATCATCATAAGTGAAGTGATGTCATCAGAAAGATCACCATGATCATGCATGTGCAATCATCGCATATTCTCATCCATCTGTCACCAGGTAGGTAAGCATAGCTACAAAGTTATTTGTCCACAAGAAAAATAAACCATGAGATTAAAACCCCAAGGTATGTGTTGAAGTAAATTaatttcttcctcttctgctGATTTCAAACCTTAAAACAGTATGTATCAACTGCATGATTCAGCGTGCTTGCTTCAAACAATTCGGCTGCGCAATTAATGAGTCTCAAACAATTCGAGATGCATGATTGGCAGCTCAATGACGATACAAACAATTAAAGATGTtacataaaccaaaaaagcatGAACAACATAAGGGATACCCCATAAACAGACGTTTAGCTTCGTTCTTCTTAACTACGCAAGCATACTTCTTTTATTTACTTAATTTGCTGGTCAAGACCACCAATCACCAGCTGATTTACTTTACTTGGCAGAACCAGGTGAAGAACATAGCTATCATTATGGAGAGCAACTCTTGTTGATCGTATGAACTTTGTCATCTCTATTCTGTTGTCAATATCAGGATTTTTTTATCACCTTAGAGCTCCTATTTATGTgttaaaactttaattttctcATCAGAAACACATTTCTATTACTATACGTCACATTTTCACATTTTCTACAGTAATGATTCTTGGaacattttataaatgaaaGACTGcaaaatttcttttaatatatatactaatattaaaattataaaacaaatatgagaatatttattttttctctaaaaattataaaccattAGATATAAATATGTGTCAATTGAGTGATTCTCAACCGTAAAAAGTCGTGAGATGGTTTGAATGTGTTTAGATTTGGTTTGCTCTGAAAACCGGTCCATGACAAATCTATGCAGACCAGGAAATTAGAAATCTAAACCAAGTCTCTGTTCTTCTACTTGGTTTCCTTCTGATGGCATTTTGCAATGTCTTCTTGGTAACTTGGATTCAATTCAGAGCACTCTGGCTCTCCAGCTTTTTAGAAAATCTCTCCCAAGACAACCCGTCTTTTCAGTTACCAAGGTAGGTGCGGAACTTAACTCACATATCTGTCTGTCTGCTTCAACAACTGATATCACTCTTCTCCTGTGTTTGAGTTTGTCTTCGAGAGCCATAGTATCAAAACGAGTGCTTTATGAACTGGGTTTTCTTTGTCTTACTCAAAGGTTATAACTTTATGTAACTGTTAATtgatgtagagagagagagactatgGATCTGGTCAGCAGTCTACCGGAAGAGGTACTTTGTCATATCTTGTCTTTCCTATCCACAAAGGAGGCTGCTTTGACATCGGTTCTTTCAAAGAGGTGGCTCAGCTTGTGGACGCTCGTACCTAATCTCGACGTTGACGACTCCGTCTTTCTCCATCCCGAAGAAGGCAAGCGAGAGAGGGAAGGGATGCTACAGAGCTTCATGGATTTCGTGGACAGAGTATTGGCTCTTCAGGAAGACTCTCCCATCAAGAGATTCTCCCTCGAGTGCAAAACCGGTATCGATCCAGACCGTGTGAACCTCTGGATACGTAATGCCCTGCGGCGTGGTGTTTCGGACCTCGAACTTGTCCTCGACTTTCCTAGATGCggttctgatgatgatgatgacgaagaAGAGTATCAGTTGCCTTGGGAGATGTTTGAGAGCAAGACGCTAGTCAATGTGAAACTAAGGAGTGTGTTTGGTG is part of the Raphanus sativus cultivar WK10039 chromosome 5, ASM80110v3, whole genome shotgun sequence genome and harbors:
- the LOC108860104 gene encoding transcription factor PAR2, which gives rise to MEKTLATSHTKRSSPSPSTAVNALPVRFSRRTRQRLLDATTSVSESDVEDDDDEGVEEKIETLQTIVPGGTELEVEELFEETASYILALQCQINAIKVITAFLERCDKNDDMKFGG
- the LOC108856866 gene encoding uncharacterized protein LOC108856866, with product MLKRSDKVKPPYGSLTHRLGVTFVAITLLSLAALLFCLGDKNHVTRQIVKDKQHEESLSHPTVEIQNGTQLIWKIPTNKTPKAVLFIAHGCQRKASDFWDRSPSCPECTGLPEDRVLVRTALSKRFAVITVSSSATCWSFGKEKKLVGDLIKTWVKKHDLEKLPLVALGASSGGYFVSALAMDMEFSSIVLMIAEGVFDRIRVSKRYPPTLFVHMPKDVHRQQKIREFLEGLRMEGVDAAEIECLDLPMSPGFLADRIPGFDRGVSGKVFEVFRKKGFVDEKGYMKRDGRRTPWRQALSGYKISLEESLVTPVEEELNLAYAYHEMTSLQSEQIFNWFESHMG